A stretch of Myceligenerans xiligouense DNA encodes these proteins:
- a CDS encoding DEAD/DEAH box helicase: MPPSPPPPVGTAAIKHLVGGGAFERGRRYQAGGHVLGWTWDRAARRLKGTVEGSARRPYECEVRFHVNGVGRYTVSSTECSCPVGAYCKHVVAVLLDAQQDATRDEGSAETASGTSAPWRGWMRRVVAAPARVPGAEGAEPELALGIQVRERAEGTVLQAKPVRRTQKGTWSKSNDVTWDSVRPGWGYGLGRDVVGRADRRVRSWFADLGDLAGTPYGSGAWRDLGAFGRLLWPLLAEAGELGVPVVGVRRGDEVRVASSSDLALDVLRADAAPGLRVVTSVRFDGEEPGQGSETGALNEHGLFAVTPLGGSRRRITLGPTPDPLTDTQLDALAMPELDVPERDVPEFLTDYYPRLRSRVTVRAADDLELPEAARPVLVCTAVFSGPDRAVVSWSWEYGTGVLARRHAVGDGGGTELRDVAAEARIAAEASAVVRRSAKFAGFRLVRRHEVGGLAVLELGTEVLPALDVLAEVRVETHERPDYTELSDAPVVSVTAGESGDMDWFDLGVAVSVDGREVPLPLLLAALTRGDDRVVLPDGAWLRTDHPSLDRLRELVAEAVRLSDRPGELRLSRYNAGLWGDLTEVADVVEQSESWRRSAEGLLALASGAGDLPDPATEVPLPTGLKAELRPYQRHGYAWLTFLAEHGLGGILADDMGLGKTVQTLAFLARAREGLGSDPRREPGEKPFLVVAPASVVGNWVAEAQRFTPDLRVVALASTPGRLRTSVPEVAVDADVVVTSYAIFRLAHDGFREVDWSGLVLDEAQFAKNHATRTNEVARLLRAPFKLAITGTPLENNLMELWAMLAIVAPGLYRSAGRFREDYVRLVESGARDPELAEEADRAVARLRGRIRPLLLRRTKEQVAPELPERQEQTLSVDLHATHRAVYDRHLQRERSRMLGLLDDFDTNRIAIFRSLTILRRLALDASLVDPAYEGVPSAKLDVLAEQLVEVAAEGHRALVFSQFTSFLGLARERLAAEGVATEYLDGSTTRRTEVIQRFKEGEAPVFLISLKAGGFGVNLTEADYVYLLDPWWNPATEAQAVDRTHRIGQTRNVMVFRMVSAGTIEEKVMALKERKAKLFDAVMNDDGGAFTGGLNVDDIRGLLEEA; the protein is encoded by the coding sequence ATGCCGCCGAGCCCACCGCCTCCCGTCGGAACGGCTGCGATCAAGCACCTCGTCGGAGGCGGCGCGTTCGAGCGGGGCCGGCGGTACCAGGCCGGCGGGCATGTCCTGGGCTGGACGTGGGACCGTGCGGCGCGCCGACTGAAGGGCACCGTCGAAGGCTCCGCGCGCCGGCCCTACGAGTGCGAGGTCCGGTTCCATGTGAACGGCGTCGGGCGGTACACGGTGTCCTCGACGGAGTGCTCGTGCCCCGTCGGCGCGTACTGCAAGCACGTGGTCGCGGTCCTGCTGGACGCTCAGCAGGACGCGACACGGGACGAGGGGTCCGCCGAGACGGCCTCGGGCACCTCCGCCCCGTGGCGCGGGTGGATGCGGCGGGTCGTGGCGGCCCCGGCGAGGGTGCCGGGCGCGGAGGGCGCCGAGCCGGAGCTGGCCCTCGGGATCCAGGTGCGGGAGCGCGCCGAGGGGACGGTGCTGCAGGCCAAGCCCGTGCGGCGCACCCAGAAGGGGACGTGGAGCAAGAGCAACGACGTCACGTGGGACTCGGTGCGTCCTGGGTGGGGCTACGGCCTGGGCCGCGACGTGGTGGGCCGGGCCGACCGGCGGGTGCGGAGCTGGTTCGCCGACCTGGGTGATCTCGCGGGGACGCCCTACGGGTCGGGTGCCTGGCGGGACCTGGGCGCCTTCGGACGCCTCCTGTGGCCGCTGCTCGCCGAGGCCGGGGAGCTCGGCGTGCCCGTGGTCGGTGTCCGGCGCGGGGACGAGGTTCGCGTCGCGTCGTCGTCGGATCTGGCGCTCGACGTGCTGCGGGCCGATGCCGCGCCGGGGCTGCGCGTGGTGACGTCGGTGAGGTTCGACGGCGAGGAGCCGGGTCAGGGCTCGGAGACCGGCGCCCTGAACGAGCACGGCCTGTTCGCGGTGACGCCGCTCGGTGGGTCGCGCCGCCGGATCACGCTCGGTCCGACGCCGGACCCGCTGACGGACACGCAGCTCGACGCGCTGGCCATGCCGGAGCTCGACGTCCCGGAACGGGACGTCCCGGAGTTCCTCACGGACTACTACCCGCGGCTGCGCAGCCGCGTCACGGTCCGGGCGGCGGACGATCTCGAGCTGCCGGAGGCGGCCCGGCCGGTGCTCGTGTGCACGGCGGTGTTCTCGGGGCCGGACCGGGCGGTGGTCAGCTGGTCCTGGGAGTACGGCACGGGCGTACTCGCCCGGCGGCATGCCGTCGGTGACGGCGGCGGGACCGAGCTGCGCGACGTCGCCGCGGAGGCACGGATCGCCGCCGAGGCCTCGGCGGTGGTGCGGCGCAGCGCGAAGTTCGCCGGCTTCCGGCTGGTGCGCCGCCACGAGGTGGGCGGGCTGGCGGTGCTGGAGCTGGGTACCGAGGTGCTTCCCGCGCTCGACGTGCTGGCCGAGGTCCGCGTCGAGACCCACGAGCGCCCCGACTACACGGAGCTGAGCGACGCGCCCGTGGTGTCGGTCACCGCCGGCGAGTCCGGCGACATGGACTGGTTCGACCTCGGCGTCGCGGTGAGCGTGGACGGCCGGGAGGTGCCGCTGCCGCTGCTGCTGGCGGCCCTGACCCGCGGCGACGACCGCGTCGTCCTGCCCGACGGCGCGTGGCTGCGGACCGATCACCCGTCCCTGGACCGCCTGCGGGAGCTGGTCGCGGAGGCGGTCCGGCTCAGCGACCGGCCCGGAGAGCTGCGGCTGTCCCGCTACAACGCCGGCCTGTGGGGCGACCTCACGGAGGTGGCCGACGTCGTCGAGCAGTCCGAGTCGTGGCGGCGCTCGGCCGAGGGACTCCTCGCCCTGGCCTCCGGGGCCGGCGACCTCCCCGATCCGGCGACCGAGGTGCCCCTGCCGACCGGGCTCAAGGCGGAGCTGCGGCCCTACCAGCGGCACGGCTACGCCTGGCTGACGTTCCTCGCGGAGCACGGGCTCGGCGGGATCCTCGCCGACGACATGGGCCTCGGCAAGACCGTGCAGACTCTGGCGTTCCTCGCCCGGGCCCGCGAAGGTCTCGGCAGCGACCCGCGCCGGGAGCCGGGCGAGAAGCCGTTCCTGGTGGTGGCGCCGGCGTCGGTGGTGGGCAACTGGGTGGCCGAGGCCCAGCGGTTCACGCCGGACCTGCGCGTCGTCGCGCTGGCGTCGACGCCGGGAAGGCTGCGCACCTCGGTACCGGAGGTCGCGGTGGATGCCGACGTCGTCGTCACCAGCTACGCGATCTTCCGCCTGGCCCATGACGGCTTCCGCGAGGTGGACTGGAGCGGCCTCGTCCTGGACGAGGCGCAGTTCGCGAAGAACCACGCGACCCGGACCAACGAGGTGGCGCGACTGCTGCGTGCGCCCTTCAAGCTGGCGATCACCGGCACGCCCCTGGAGAACAACCTCATGGAGCTGTGGGCGATGCTGGCGATCGTGGCCCCGGGGCTGTACCGGTCGGCCGGGCGGTTCCGCGAGGACTACGTGCGGCTCGTCGAGTCGGGGGCGAGGGACCCCGAACTGGCCGAGGAGGCCGACCGGGCCGTGGCGCGGCTACGCGGCCGGATCCGGCCGCTGCTGCTGCGACGCACCAAGGAGCAGGTCGCGCCGGAGCTGCCCGAACGCCAGGAACAGACGCTCAGCGTGGACCTGCACGCCACGCACCGCGCCGTCTACGACCGCCACCTCCAGCGTGAGCGGTCGAGGATGCTGGGCCTGCTCGACGACTTCGACACCAACCGGATCGCGATCTTCCGGTCCCTGACGATCCTGCGCCGTCTCGCGCTGGACGCGTCACTCGTGGACCCGGCCTACGAGGGAGTCCCGTCGGCGAAGCTGGACGTGCTGGCGGAGCAGCTGGTGGAGGTCGCCGCGGAGGGCCACCGCGCCCTGGTGTTCAGCCAGTTCACCTCGTTCCTGGGGCTGGCGCGGGAACGGCTGGCGGCGGAGGGCGTCGCCACGGAGTACCTCGACGGGTCCACGACGCGGCGCACCGAGGTGATCCAGCGGTTCAAGGAAGGCGAGGCACCGGTGTTCCTCATCTCCCTCAAGGCGGGCGGGTTCGGCGTGAATCTCACGGAGGCCGACTACGTCTACCTGCTCGACCCGTGGTGGAACCCGGCGACCGAGGCGCAGGCGGTGGACCGGACGCACCGCATCGGGCAGACCCGCAACGTCATGGTGTTCCGCATGGTCTCGGCGGGGACGATCGAGGAGAAGGTCATGGCGCTCAAGGAGCGCAAGGCCAAGCTGTTCGACGCCGTCATGAACGACGACGGCGGTGCGTTCACCGGTGGGCTGAACGTGGACGACATCCGCGGACTGCTGGAAGAGGCCTGA
- a CDS encoding cellulose binding domain-containing protein — protein MEYTVVNEWQGGYQADVTVTNLGDPVSSWEVAWQLGSGQGIAQAWNAQVAQSGSQVTASNVGWNGSLGSGGSASFGLIGSGPSSPTPGGFTMNGVTCTGDVGSTPTPTDPDPTPTDPDPTPTDPGPGPAPGGEFDGADCDVSGSGPGANSQLPDPFLSMDGTRITETSDWRCRRAEIKKLSEDTMYGAKPGPPDSVTGTVTGSSITVNVSDEGRSTSFSASVETPGGSGPFPAVFVYGGFGGDTATILSSGAAVIRYDPLVVGQEGTSRGNKAGAFYDVYGSNSGTGLLAAWGWGVSRIIDVIESDGGAVLDPDSFGVTGCSRYGKGAFVAGAFDQRIDLTMPVESGAGGAPIMRGLAQESGAQSPSSAYGEQPWLGDAFGSYQNNVSGLPVDTHQVIGMIAPRGLFLMENPHIDWLGAGSGATAALAGREIYRALGEAGNISYVSAVSDGNHCANRSEWVQPMRQHIQASLFDTGQGPGDFRISPSRPGDLDRWRSWTTPSLG, from the coding sequence GTGGAGTACACCGTCGTCAACGAATGGCAGGGCGGCTACCAGGCCGACGTCACCGTGACCAATCTGGGCGACCCTGTCTCCTCGTGGGAGGTGGCCTGGCAGCTCGGATCCGGGCAGGGCATCGCGCAGGCATGGAACGCGCAGGTGGCGCAGAGCGGGTCGCAGGTCACCGCGAGCAACGTGGGCTGGAACGGGAGCCTCGGCAGCGGCGGGTCGGCAAGCTTCGGTCTCATCGGTTCGGGACCGAGCTCGCCGACCCCCGGCGGCTTCACCATGAACGGCGTCACGTGCACGGGCGACGTCGGGAGCACGCCCACCCCGACGGATCCGGACCCGACACCGACGGATCCGGACCCGACACCGACGGATCCCGGACCGGGGCCCGCGCCCGGGGGCGAGTTCGACGGCGCCGACTGCGACGTCTCGGGCAGCGGACCGGGCGCCAACTCGCAGCTGCCCGACCCGTTCCTGTCGATGGACGGCACCCGGATCACCGAGACGTCCGACTGGCGATGCCGCCGGGCGGAGATCAAGAAGCTCTCCGAGGACACGATGTACGGCGCCAAGCCGGGCCCGCCCGACAGCGTGACCGGCACCGTGACGGGGTCGAGCATCACCGTGAACGTCTCCGACGAGGGCCGGAGCACGAGCTTCTCGGCGAGCGTGGAGACGCCCGGCGGCAGCGGCCCGTTCCCGGCCGTCTTCGTGTACGGCGGCTTCGGCGGCGACACGGCGACGATCCTCAGCTCGGGTGCCGCCGTGATCAGGTACGACCCGCTGGTCGTGGGGCAGGAGGGCACGTCGCGGGGCAACAAGGCGGGCGCGTTCTACGACGTCTACGGGTCGAACAGCGGCACGGGGCTGCTCGCCGCGTGGGGCTGGGGCGTCAGCCGCATCATCGACGTGATCGAGTCCGACGGCGGTGCCGTGCTCGACCCGGACTCGTTCGGCGTGACCGGATGCTCGCGCTACGGCAAGGGCGCGTTCGTGGCCGGCGCCTTCGACCAGCGCATCGACCTGACCATGCCGGTCGAGTCCGGCGCCGGCGGCGCACCGATCATGCGCGGGCTCGCCCAGGAATCCGGTGCCCAGTCGCCGAGCAGCGCCTACGGGGAGCAGCCGTGGCTCGGCGATGCTTTCGGCAGCTACCAGAACAACGTGTCGGGTCTTCCGGTGGACACGCACCAGGTGATCGGCATGATCGCTCCGCGTGGCCTGTTCCTCATGGAGAATCCGCACATCGACTGGCTCGGGGCCGGCTCCGGCGCGACGGCGGCGCTCGCGGGCCGGGAGATCTACCGGGCGCTCGGTGAGGCCGGGAACATCTCGTACGTCTCCGCCGTCTCGGACGGCAACCACTGCGCGAACCGGTCCGAGTGGGTCCAGCCGATGCGGCAGCACATCCAGGCGTCCCTGTTCGACACGGGTCAGGGACCGGGCGACTTCCGGATCTCGCCGAGCCGGCCGGGCGATCTCGATCGGTGGCGTAGCTGGACGACGCCGTCGCTCGGCTGA
- a CDS encoding pyridoxamine 5'-phosphate oxidase family protein, with protein sequence MIRLNPEQLVFVTERHLATLTTLRADGTPHVVPVAFTWDAAAGVVRITANRGSVKARNARGYPPGEAAPRAAVCQVDGGRWITLEGRIEVSDDPDEIASAVERYARRYRTLAPNPERIVLRLTPDKVMASTYMA encoded by the coding sequence ATGATCCGCCTCAATCCCGAACAGCTCGTGTTCGTCACCGAGCGGCACCTGGCCACGCTCACCACGCTGCGGGCGGACGGCACACCGCACGTGGTCCCGGTCGCGTTCACCTGGGACGCCGCCGCCGGCGTCGTGCGGATCACCGCGAACCGCGGGTCGGTCAAGGCACGCAACGCGCGCGGGTACCCGCCCGGCGAGGCGGCCCCGCGGGCAGCGGTGTGCCAGGTCGACGGCGGCCGCTGGATCACTCTGGAGGGCCGGATCGAGGTGAGCGACGACCCGGACGAGATCGCGTCCGCCGTGGAGCGCTACGCGCGGCGGTACCGCACCCTGGCACCGAACCCGGAACGCATCGTGCTGCGCCTCACCCCGGACAAGGTCATGGCCAGCACATACATGGCCTGA
- a CDS encoding carbohydrate-binding protein, whose protein sequence is MRSRRTPVLVAALAAAALTTGAVVVPGLVAPAVAAECPATAWAEGTSFAVGDQVTYQSRGYTARIGHTAHAGAGWNPADTPTLWSDDGACAGGPDPTPSEPEPTPSDPGPTPSDPGPTPSDDPPDTGCGVQGRPGGKVLQGYWENWDGASNGVHPGMGWIPIDDPRIADHGYNVAMLAFPVILPDGTALWQDGMDNGVDVPSPEEMCAAKEDGTRLLLSIGGATASIDLTSQAVADRFVETIVPILRDNHFDGIDIDIEAGLVGSGDIDTPSTQQANLIRIIDGVLAHMPSGFGLTMAPETAYVTGGSVTYGGIWGAYLPIIKRYVDNGRLWWLNMQYYNGEMYDCDGNGYAAGTVAGFVAQTDCLNEGLEIQGTTIRLPYEMQVPGLPAQEGAGGGYMAPSLVGEAYSSYGGQLKGLMTWSINWDGSRGWTFGDNVRSLQGR, encoded by the coding sequence GTGAGATCCCGTCGTACCCCGGTGCTCGTCGCCGCACTCGCGGCCGCGGCCCTCACCACGGGCGCCGTCGTCGTCCCCGGCCTGGTGGCCCCGGCCGTGGCCGCGGAATGCCCGGCGACGGCCTGGGCGGAGGGAACCAGCTTCGCGGTCGGTGACCAGGTCACCTACCAGAGCCGCGGCTACACCGCGCGCATCGGCCACACGGCCCATGCCGGCGCGGGCTGGAACCCGGCGGACACTCCGACACTCTGGTCCGACGACGGAGCCTGCGCCGGCGGCCCGGATCCGACGCCGAGCGAGCCCGAGCCGACGCCGTCGGATCCGGGACCCACGCCGAGCGACCCCGGGCCCACGCCGAGCGACGACCCGCCGGACACCGGGTGCGGCGTGCAGGGACGGCCCGGCGGCAAGGTCCTGCAGGGCTACTGGGAGAACTGGGACGGTGCGTCGAACGGCGTGCACCCGGGCATGGGCTGGATCCCGATCGACGACCCCCGCATCGCGGACCACGGGTACAACGTCGCGATGCTCGCGTTCCCGGTCATCCTCCCCGACGGCACCGCCCTGTGGCAGGACGGCATGGACAACGGCGTCGACGTGCCGAGCCCCGAGGAGATGTGCGCCGCGAAGGAGGACGGCACGCGATTGCTGCTGTCCATCGGTGGAGCGACGGCCAGCATCGACCTGACCAGCCAGGCCGTGGCCGACCGCTTCGTCGAGACCATCGTGCCGATCCTCCGCGACAACCACTTCGACGGGATCGACATCGACATCGAGGCAGGACTCGTCGGGAGCGGCGACATCGACACACCCTCCACGCAGCAGGCGAACCTGATCCGCATCATCGACGGCGTGCTCGCGCACATGCCGTCCGGCTTCGGACTCACGATGGCCCCCGAGACCGCGTACGTGACCGGCGGCAGCGTCACGTACGGAGGGATCTGGGGCGCCTACCTGCCGATCATCAAGCGGTACGTCGACAACGGCCGGCTCTGGTGGCTGAACATGCAGTACTACAACGGCGAGATGTACGACTGCGACGGCAACGGATACGCGGCCGGGACGGTCGCCGGCTTCGTGGCGCAGACCGACTGCCTGAACGAGGGCCTCGAGATCCAGGGCACCACGATCCGGCTTCCCTACGAGATGCAGGTGCCGGGCCTCCCCGCCCAGGAGGGCGCGGGCGGCGGATACATGGCGCCGTCGCTGGTGGGCGAGGCGTACTCGTCGTACGGCGGGCAGCTCAAGGGCCTCATGACGTGGTCGATCAACTGGGACGGGTCACGGGGCTGGACCTTCGGCGACAACGTGAGGTCGCTCCAGGGCCGGTAG
- a CDS encoding NUDIX domain-containing protein produces MSDPVTVREDEVGMTREAGTTGEGTPGEEAEPNDRYDERDHERFALVPAAYVLLRRQAPRQPWAGGTGRRGLPPGPGAPGCAEVLLQLRQNTGYRDGFWACAAAGHVEEGESVVEAAVREAAEELGVTVDPADLRPLTVLHRGEPGGPAVEQRVDFFFETSRWEGTPGILEPEKTADLAWVPLAEPPVSLVPHEAVVLDALRAREAGGPAVPPLMTYGFGDATGRAG; encoded by the coding sequence ATGAGCGATCCGGTGACGGTGCGAGAGGACGAGGTCGGGATGACCAGGGAGGCCGGGACGACCGGGGAAGGGACGCCCGGCGAGGAGGCGGAGCCGAACGATCGTTACGACGAGCGCGATCACGAGCGGTTCGCCCTGGTCCCCGCGGCGTACGTGCTGCTGCGGCGCCAGGCGCCGCGCCAACCGTGGGCGGGCGGCACCGGGCGCCGGGGCCTGCCTCCCGGACCGGGCGCACCCGGCTGCGCCGAGGTGCTGCTCCAGCTGCGGCAGAACACCGGCTACCGCGACGGGTTCTGGGCGTGCGCCGCCGCGGGGCACGTCGAGGAGGGCGAGTCCGTCGTCGAGGCGGCCGTGCGGGAGGCCGCCGAGGAACTGGGCGTCACGGTGGATCCGGCGGACCTGCGGCCGCTGACCGTGCTGCACCGGGGCGAGCCCGGCGGGCCCGCGGTCGAGCAGCGCGTGGACTTCTTCTTCGAGACCAGCCGCTGGGAGGGCACGCCGGGGATCCTCGAGCCGGAGAAGACCGCGGATCTCGCCTGGGTGCCGCTCGCCGAGCCGCCGGTCTCCCTCGTGCCGCACGAAGCCGTCGTGCTGGACGCGCTCCGCGCCCGCGAGGCAGGCGGCCCCGCCGTGCCGCCCCTCATGACGTACGGGTTCGGCGACGCGACGGGGCGTGCCGGATGA
- a CDS encoding RNA-binding S4 domain-containing protein, with protein MKIRDPQPGALPEPEPVPIRDESIRLGQFLKLANLADDGVRARELVTAGDVLVNGRTETRRGRQLTRGDRVTVRGPGGAQSAVVG; from the coding sequence GTGAAGATCCGCGACCCGCAGCCCGGCGCCCTGCCCGAACCCGAACCCGTCCCGATCCGGGACGAGTCGATCCGGCTCGGGCAGTTCCTCAAGCTGGCGAACCTGGCCGACGACGGCGTGCGGGCCCGCGAGCTCGTCACCGCCGGGGACGTCCTCGTGAACGGCCGGACGGAGACCCGCCGGGGCCGGCAGCTCACCCGCGGGGACCGTGTGACGGTGCGGGGCCCCGGCGGTGCGCAGAGCGCCGTCGTCGGCTGA
- the hisD gene encoding histidinol dehydrogenase: MIQRIDLTGRDLTSPAARRDLLATLPRAEMRVDDAARAVEPLLHQVRDGGAGALRDIAERFDGVRPEHLRVPPEALADALDTLAPDVRAGLTEAIRRVREVHAAQLPVERVTEPAPGAVVRQRYVPVRRVGLYAPGGLAVYPSSVVMNVVAAQTAGVPGIALASPPQKEHGGLPHPTILAACALLGVDEVYAVGGAQAVAMFAYGAAGTAPQDGEMLCEPVDVVTGPGNVYVAAAKRLVRGVVGIDAEAGPTEIAVLADGTADATHVALDLISQAEHDPMAASVLVTDSTALADAVAERLTDLAHATKHSTRVATALDGPQSAIVLVDDVDAGLAVVDAYGAEHLEIQAAGASALADRVRNAGAIFVGPWSPVSLGDYLAGSNHVLPTGGTARFASALGVYSFLKPVQVIEYTRDALEQVAGHITAVANDEDLPAHGEAVRGRFA; this comes from the coding sequence GTGATCCAGCGCATCGATCTGACCGGGCGTGATCTGACGTCCCCCGCCGCACGTCGCGACCTGCTCGCCACCCTGCCGCGCGCCGAGATGCGCGTGGACGACGCCGCGCGCGCCGTCGAGCCGCTGCTGCATCAGGTGCGCGACGGCGGGGCGGGCGCGCTGCGCGACATCGCCGAGCGGTTCGACGGCGTCCGCCCCGAGCACCTGCGTGTCCCGCCCGAGGCGCTCGCGGATGCGCTCGACACCCTCGCGCCGGACGTCCGTGCCGGCCTCACGGAGGCGATCCGCCGCGTGCGCGAGGTGCACGCCGCCCAGCTCCCGGTCGAGCGGGTCACGGAGCCGGCCCCGGGCGCCGTCGTCCGGCAGCGGTACGTGCCCGTCCGCCGGGTCGGTCTGTACGCGCCGGGCGGCCTGGCCGTCTACCCGTCGAGCGTCGTCATGAACGTCGTCGCCGCGCAGACGGCCGGCGTGCCCGGGATCGCCCTGGCGTCCCCGCCGCAGAAGGAGCACGGCGGGCTTCCGCACCCCACGATCCTGGCCGCGTGCGCGCTGCTCGGCGTCGACGAGGTGTACGCCGTGGGCGGCGCCCAGGCCGTGGCGATGTTCGCCTACGGAGCCGCCGGCACCGCGCCGCAGGACGGTGAGATGCTGTGCGAGCCCGTCGACGTCGTCACCGGCCCGGGCAACGTCTACGTCGCCGCGGCCAAACGGCTCGTGCGCGGCGTCGTGGGGATCGACGCCGAGGCGGGCCCCACCGAGATCGCCGTCCTCGCGGACGGCACCGCCGACGCCACGCACGTCGCCCTCGACCTCATCAGCCAGGCCGAGCACGACCCGATGGCAGCCTCCGTGCTGGTCACGGACTCGACCGCGCTCGCCGACGCCGTCGCGGAACGGCTGACCGACCTCGCCCACGCCACCAAGCACAGCACGCGGGTGGCCACGGCCCTGGACGGACCGCAGTCCGCGATCGTGCTCGTGGACGACGTCGACGCCGGGCTCGCCGTCGTCGACGCGTACGGCGCGGAACACCTGGAGATCCAGGCGGCCGGCGCGTCCGCGCTCGCCGACCGCGTGCGCAACGCGGGCGCGATCTTCGTGGGGCCGTGGTCGCCCGTGTCGCTGGGCGACTACCTGGCAGGGTCCAACCACGTGCTGCCCACCGGGGGCACCGCGCGGTTCGCGAGCGCGCTCGGGGTGTACTCGTTCCTCAAGCCCGTCCAGGTGATCGAGTACACGCGGGACGCCCTGGAGCAGGTGGCGGGACACATCACGGCGGTCGCGAACGACGAGGACCTGCCCGCGCACGGCGAGGCGGTGCGCGGCCGGTTCGCCTGA